TATGGAAAATGATTACACGACATCAAAAGCGCTCTTCCGGTTCCAGATCATCAGTCCCCTGCTCGCCCTTGATCTTCGCAGGGGCGAGCACATGGCCATGTACGCCACCCTGTCCGGGAAGGAATGGCCGGCTCCCGATGGCTCGATGGTCAAAGTGAGCCCTGAAACCATCAGGCTCTGGCTTCGACTGTATCGAAAGTATGGACTTGATGGCTTGAAAGATGCACCGCGGCATCAGCGGGGCACTTCTCTTCCCGGGAACCTGGTGCATCTGGCCTGCCAGCTGAAGAAAGAAGTGCCGGCGCGGTCAATCAACAAAATCATCCGTATCATGGAGGAGATGGATATGGCGCCGAGGGGTCTCCTGCGGCGCTCAACGCTGCATCGGGTTCTGAAGAAAGCCGGGTGTTCCGCGCGAAAGCTCCAGCTCCCCGACAGAAAAGACCTGGCCCGATGGCAGGCTGACTATGCCAATGACCTCTGGCAGGCAGACATGCTTGAGGGGCCATGGCTTCCTGACCCCGATAATCCTTCACGAAAGAGGAAAACGCGGCTTTTTGCGTTCATTGATGATGCCTCACGGCTGGCCCTTGCGGGGCGGTTTTTCTTTGTGCAGAATCTTCCCGCGCTTGAGCTGGTATTCAAGCGTTCCATTCAGCGTTACGGATGTCCCAGGCGTTGTTACTATGATAATGGAGGCGTTTTCCGCTCATCCCATATGAAGATGATATGCGGTGAAATGGGTATTGACACACCAATATTCACAAAGCCCTACAGACCAATGGGTCATGGCAAAATTGAGGCTTTTAACCGTTTCTGTGTATCAGATTTCATTGCAGAAGTCCCTGTATCCTCCATAACCACGCTTGAAAAGCTGAACGAAGCATTTGAGCTATGGCTTGAGCGTGATTACAACTCCCGCCATCACAGCGAGTTGGGCTGCTCTCCCATTGAGCGGTGGCATCGTGACATTGAAAGAATTCGTTATGCTGATGAAGAAAAGCTCCGAAAAGCTTTTCTCTGGCGGGAAGAGAGGCGCGTGGACAAGTGCGGCATGATCAGCCTCTTCGGCACTGCCTATCGTGTCTCTCCCCAGTTTATACAAAAGAAAGTCGAGGTCCGCTACAACCCCGAGTTTCTCGAACTGGTTGAGATTTGGAACAACGGGCAATTTCTCGAGCGTGTCGCACCCTACCTCTTGCAATGCCATCGTCCGGAGAAAGCGGAACTTCCGGAGAACTCCACAAAGCCGCCTGACAAAACCACTGATTACCTGGGATTTCTTCTCAACACTTATGGGAAGAACGCAGAATGCGAAACGGTGCCGGAGCTCTTTGCCTTTGAAGAGCAGAATTGCGCCGCTTTTCTTGACCTGTTCAAAGAGCACGCGCCCCCATCGGTGTATGAAGAGGATGAATTGAGGCGCTTCTGGATGCGCTACGGCCCGATAAATCTTGAAGAAGTGCACGCGCTCCTGGATGATCCGACCCTGAAAGAGCATCCCTATCATCATATCCTTTCATACCTCCACATATTGAAGGGAGGTCGGCCATAATGTCCACCGAGCAGAGCACGGTACAGGCACCTGTGGAACCCAAGGAAACCTCCATGGCCAGCCTGAAACAGTGGTTCAAGCTTCAAAAACTCCCCTTTACCAAATACATCTGGGCATCAAAGATGTTTCCCTCCAAGAGCCAGCAGGAGCTTATCATTGGTCTTCGGTACAGCATTGAAATCAAGGGTATTTCCGTCATCCTGGGCCTCCAGGGCGTGGGCAAAAGCATCACGCTGCGGCGCTTCAAGGAAGATCTCTCTCCCCAGGAGTATCAGGTCTTTTATCTCTGGAACACAAGAAGCTCACCCCAAGGCTTTCTGAGGAGCCTGTGCAGGGTCTTTCAGCTTCAGCCATCAGCCTTTATCGCTGACATGTTTGACGCACTGAGCTCCCATCTTTTCTCCCTTGAATCAAACCTGGGGAAGCACCCGATCATCATCTTTGATGACTGCGACCACCTTTCCCGCGATGTTCTTGAATACCTGCGGCTTCTTATGAACTTTCAGATGGATTCAGAAGAGCACTTCTCGATAATCCTCTGCGGGACCGAGGTGCTTCAGGCCCATTTGAAGGAGCAGCCCAACATAGCCTTTCGCCAGCGCGTCACCTACTGCCAGACACTGCGTCCTTTCACCGCGGGCGATACCAGGGCATATATCACCTATCACCTGCAGCGGGTCGATGCCCCGCCAGAGCTTTTCACCGATGGCGCGGTAAAATTGATCTTCCAGTATTCACGGGGATATCCGCGTGTCATCAACCAAGTAGCGCTTCAATCACTGATCCAGGCAGCGGTATTCAAGAAGGAGATCGTTGACGAGCATCTGATAAAACGGCACGTGCTGCCCAATCTGCTCAATGATTTCGCAGAAGAGGCTCCCAAGTAATCGGGAATGAAGCCCGGGAAATCTCTGGCATCCATAGGCGGGATGGCTTTGCCATCCCCTCTTTCTTTCCCTGAAATGTCCCGGATAACTCGTCACAATTCAGAATTTTATCCCCATGCACGCAAGGGATCCAGAAAAACGCCTGATCTCATAAAAATTACCGGTAAATTTAGCTGGGATTCTCCTGGGAAAGATAGGTGGGATTGGACACTTTGTGCTCTGCCTCTTTCATCCACGTGGCATGATCATGCTCCGCCTTCTCCCGAAAATCCATCAGTGCCTTCAGCCTCGCATCGGCCTTCGACTTCCTGTATGCCTCGACTGCCATCGCTATCCCCTCCTCCCCGGCAAGCTCCGGGGGAAGCTCTCTCTCCATTGTAGCATAATGCTCGCTGAATTTCAAAAGGTGGAGCCAGCGCTCAAGCGGAGTGGAAAGCTCTCTCACGGGCCGGTCCTTGAACTTTCCAAGCTCGATGAAGTGGACCTCCAGCGTCTCAGGGAGCTCATCCTGATCATGGATCTCCAGAAAACGATAGATACTTGAATATGAGATCGTTGAGAAGGCTGTAACACTCCATAAGGGCTCCCTCCTTCGGCTGCTGAGAAGATCATACCGCAAGGATGTTGCCCTGGTATTGCCTGATTATTTCATTCCCTCGAATTATGTAAACTTTTCGTGCGGTGTGTCGGGAGGCCAGGGGTTTGTGATTGTTATGTGGTGCGCTTATGCAGTCTTTCTTTGTTTGGCTTCTACCATCGTTTTCAGTTCGTAGTAATATGCCCAGGCTTTACTTTCATCATGCGTTCGTTTATAATCGGTTTTTGCGCCGAGTATGATACACATATCAACTATTTCATCGATTGGAGGAAAATTCGCATAAAATTTATCTATTTCATCAACTTCCGTAGGATCGGTATAGTCAGCCATAATCCTCACCTCATTTCAATTATAGCGTATATATGACAATAAGTCAATTTTTCTGATTTTCCTGAGAAGATGTTTTATCAGTTCAGTCATTTCTTCATTTTTGGCGCTTTCATCATTGATATCGTGATGGGTTCCGCTCCACCATACAGAACGAGTGGGTTTATCATTTGCATCCAGTCCCATAAGGAACTTCTTTCCGGTATCCTCACCGTTTATTTTGTCTCTTGCAAGATTAAACATACGTGGCATGTTTCGCTTATTATTTTCGAGCGCTTGACTGAGATTTATTCGCTTCACTTTCTTCAGCCAGTCAACATATTGATTCAGAGTCTCTGCCATAGTGTCATTTGAGTAGCCATAGAAGCTCCACACATATGCCCCGATAAGATTATATCTCTCCTTTGAGTGCTCTGCAGTCGTAGTAGGATCGGTTTTTATTGTCTCTATTCCTAGTTTTCTCAATAACGGTATTACTCTGCAATAATATTCAACACCAAAGCCTTCTATTCTCACTTTACTGGCGCTCATCAAGTCAAACTTGCACATCTTTTTATTGTTATCAATGGTTCTATGAATCTTAATGGAGTCCGTCCCTTTCCCCCCAAGCTTCAGTGGCCCTGTGACTTTCATGACACCTTCTATTTTCAACGCACCAGAGATCTCCTTCGCGCTGAATCTCTCTATTTCAATAGGAGCAGCGGGACAGATTCCTTCTCCGAGAAGATATTCGTTGACAACTCCGGGCTTCACTTTCAGTCCAAAATATTCCTGAAAGGCTTTGTAGCCCGGATGACTCGAATACTCATCATCAAGCCAGTCATCGGGCACTTCTATCCAGGGAGAAGGCATAAAGGTGGGCTCCTGTATCGAAAGATGGCTCTGCACCGATCATACAGGAATGATATTGCCCCGGTATTTCACCGATGTTTCATTCCCTCGAACTGTGTAAACTTTTCGTGCGGTGTGTCGTGAGGCCAGGGGCCAATCTCTCGGCCAGCAAGAAAATTTGTCTGTGTGGCGTGAGCCAGATAGAGACAAATTTAAAAGCTGGCTTGGAGAATGTCCCCTGTCCTCTTGCATTGTCTTGGTTATTCCGAAACAAGCCGGAAGAAATGAAAAAGCCCCCATTGCGGGGGCCCGTCAACTGTAGTGATCCCTTTTAAGCAGTCTTGCGGTGTTTGGCTTCAATCATTGCCTTAAGCTCGTGATAATAAGCCCAGGCGTCTTCCTCTTTAATTGTCCTGAAATCGTTTTCGACAATACCTAATTCATGGCACATATGTCTAATTTCGGTCAAAGAGGGATAATTCGCATATTTTCTTTCTATAAGTTCAATTTCACTATGATCTGCATAATCAGCCATAATGTCACCTCACTTGTAATATAGCGTATGCATGAAAATAAGTCAATTTATTTCATCTAAATGGAGGGGCTTTCTTCTGGCTTGATGATTCGTTCTTATCACTTAAGCGGTCTTCTGCCCGCAGGAATCGTCGAAAGTCTCTGTAATCTCCACGGGCTCGCCGACAAAAAAGGGTATGCCTTCATAGACAAGCTTCCTGAGCCCTTCCAGGGTTTCATCACCAGCGAAATATCCAGAAAGATCGGGAGTTCTTGCTCTCCAGTTTTTGGGTCCTGTTTTAAAATAGGTTATCCTGATTTGTTTCATTTACTGCCACCTCCTTTTCATTATATCATAAATTTAAAGAAGTCTGAGGGCCTCCTGCTCAGTTAACCCAATTTCGTTCACCATTAAATCTCTCACGTCATTCGGGGATAACGTCACTTTGTCATGATATGAGAACCGTATGTCTGGATAATTTTCTGAAACAAGCTTTCTGTGTGACCCAACATGATGAGCGATACGATAAGAAAGAGGTTTTCTCATAAGAATGGCAATAATCTTCTTTACTTTGAGTGAGGGGAAATTTGCCATTCCTGTGCTCTCTTTTCGATCTTCAAGATAATTTCATAAAAATGAAGCTCCTTATCGATCATACAGGAATGATATTACCCGGGTATTGCCTGATTATTTCATTTCCTCGAATTATGTAAACATTTTGCGTGGTGTGCCGTGAGGGCAGGGGACATTCTCCCGGACAGTATAAATGAAAAAGCCCCTTGCAGGGGCCCGTCATCAGGGTGCGATATTCTCTTAAGCGCTCTTGCGCTGCCTGGTTTCCATCATCGCCTTCAGCTTGCGGTAATAAGCCCAGGCGTCATCTTCGTCAAGAGTTAAAACACTGTTTTGTTCAATGCCCAAATCATAGCACATATCTCTTATTTCAGAGACTGAAGGGTAATTTGCATATAGTTTATCTATTTCATCAGCTTCAGTAGGATCGGTATAGTCTGCCATAGCATCACCTCACTTGTATTATAGCGTATGTATGACAATAAGTCAATTTATTTCATCTTCTTGAGAAGGTATTTGATTAATTCAGTCATTTCTTCGTTAGCATTACTCTCGTCATTTATATCGTGATGAGTTCCGCTCCACCAGACATCTCGCATGGGCTTATCCTGAGCATCCAGGCCTTTAAGGAATTTCTTTCCAGTCTCTTCGCCATTGGGTTGAGTGTCTTTTGCCAACTCGACCATTCTTTTGGTGCTCATTATTTTGTTTTCCTGATCAGGAGTAAGCTTAATAGCCCTCACATTCTTGAGATAATCAACATACTGATTCAGCGTCTCGGCCATTTTGTCATTGGAATAGCCATAAAAGCTCCAGACATATGCCCCAAGCAGATTATATCTCTCCTTGGAGTGCTCTGCAGTTGTAGTAGGATCGGTTTTTATTGTCTCTATTCCTAGTTTTCTCAATAACGGGATTACTCTGCGATAATACTCCACTCCGAATCCTCCGATTCTTATCCTGCTTGCACTCATCAAATCAAACTTGCACATCTTTTTGTTTTTATCAATGGTTCTATGAATTTTGATATAGTCAGTTCCTATACCGCCTAGCTTCAAAAACCCTGTGACCTTCATAACGCCTTTTATATCGAGGGTGCCAAATATTTCCTTTGCGCTGAATCTCTCTATTTCAATGAGTGCAGAGGGGCAGATGCCCGAACCGAGAAGATATTCATTGATAACTCCGGGATTCACTTTCAGTCCAAAGTATTCCTGAAAGGCTTTGTAGCCCGGATGCTTCGAATACTCATCATCAAGCCAGTCATCGGGCACTTCTCTCCAGGGAGAAGGCATAAAGGTGGGCTCCTGTAGTGAAAGATGGCTCCTTATCGATCATACAGGAACGATATTGCCCCGGTATTGCCTGATTATTTCATTTCCTCGAATTGTGTAAACTTTTCGTGATTGGTGAAGCGGGAGGAATCAGTGGCTTATTGAAGAAGGAACTGTGGACAAAGGATTCTTGATCATTCCAAAGAGGCTACGAAATAATTGAAGAATACCCTCAAGACAAATATTTACCCAGCTATCTGCTTTTTGCGCGCCACGAGGGAAATACCTTTCACCTGCTTGTTGCAGCAGATGTACCGGCTGATAATGCGAGAATCATCACAGCCTATGAGCCGTATCCTGACGAATGGAATGCCGCTCTAAAGACAAGGAGGCAAGGCTCATGAAATGTCATGTATGTGGGTCGCCCATGAACGCAATTCGGACTGACCTGCCATTCAAGGTAAGCGAAAAAACCATCGTTGTGGTAAAAGGCCTCCCCGTCAGTCAATGCGTCAGATGCCCGGTCTATGAGCTTGATGACAATACGATGATGCGCGTTGATGAAATTCTAAAGAGCGTAAACAACGAAGCGGAGCTCGAGATCATCAGGTTCGCTGCATAGTGGAGGAACTGCCAGTAAGACTTGCTTTTTGCTCTCTCATTTCAGCAGATAATAGTGCCCCGGTATTTCACCGATGTTTCATTTCCTCGAATTGTGTAAACTTTTCGTATGGTGTGCCGTGAGGCCAGGGGCCAATCTCCCGGCCAGTATAAATGAAAAAGCCCCTGGCCGGGGCTCGTCAACTGTGGTGATTCCTTTTAAGCGGTCTTCTGCCCGCAGGAATCGTCAAAAGTCTCTGTAATCTCCACGGGCTCGCCGACAAAAAAGGGTATGCCTTCATAGACGAGCCTTTTAAGATCTTCGAGGGTATTCGCACCTGCAATATATCCGCTTACTTCCGGCGAATCGGCCCACCATCTGCCTTCTTTCTCATAATGATATATCACTTGTGCTGTCTTCATAATGCCCACCTCCTCGCTCTTATTATAGCAGATCCAGCGCATCTTTTTCAGATAAGCCGATTTTTTTCACAAGTATCTCTCTCACCTCTCCAGGAGAGAGAGTTTCAGCGTCATGGAAGCTAAAACCAATAATTGGGTAGCCATTTGAAGATACAAGCTTGCGGTGAGAGCCTGCCCTACGAAACACTCTGTATTTCAGAGGCTCTCTTTCAAGAATGGAAAGCATTTTCCTTGCTTTTATCGAGGGGAATTTCGCCATTCCTGCACTCTCTTTTCGATCTCCAAGATAATTTCATAAAAATGAAGCTCCTTATCGATCATACAGGAACGATATTGCCCCGGTATTACCTGATTATTTCATTTCCTCGAATTGTGTAAACATTTCGTGCGGTGTGCCGTGAGGCCAGGGGACATTCTCCCGGACAGTATAAATGAAAAAGCCCCTGGCAGGGGCCCGTCAACTGTGGTGATTCCTTTTAAGCAGTCTTGCGTTGTTTGGCTTCAATCATTGCCTTAAGCTCGTGATAATAAGCCCAGGCGTCTTCCTCTTTAATTGTCCTGAAATCGTTTTCGACAATACCTAATTCATGGCACATATGTCTAATTTCGGTCAAAGAGGGATAATTCGCATATTTTCTTTCTATAAGTTCAATTTCACCATGATCTGCATAATCAGCCATAATGTCACCTCACTTGTATTATAGCGTATGTATGACAATAAGTCAATTTCATCTGATTTTATACAAGAGATGGTCTATCAGTTCCGACATCTCATTAGTTCTTTCATCATAAATATTGTGATGCGTTCCGCCCCACCACACGTCCCTCGTAGGCTTGTTGTTTGCATCAAGTCCAAGTAAAAATTTCTTGCCTGTTTTTTCGCCATGAGGCATTATGTCTTCAGCGAGTTTTCTCATCCTTGAGATGCTCATTATATCGCTTTCCTGCGCTGCGTTAAGCATTATTCTTTTTTCGTTCTTGAGGTAGTCGATATACTGCTTCAATGTCCCGGCCATATCGTCATTTGAATAGCCGTAGAAGCTCCACACATATGCACCAATCAAGTTATATCTCTCCTTGGAGTGTTCCGTCGTGGTAGTGGGGTCAGTCCTTATCTTTTCTATTCCAAGCTTTCTTAATATCGGTATCACTCTTCGATGATACTCTACGCCAAAACCTTCGATTCTCACTTTACTTGCTCCCATTAAATCAAACTTGCAAGTCCTTTGTTTTTTATCGACGGTTCTATGAATTATTATGTGATCGGTCCCAGTCCCCCGTTGTTTCAAAGGCCCTGTGACATTCATGGTGCCTTTTATAGCAAAATTTCCCAGAGTTTCTTGGGCACTGAAGCGTTCTACCTTGATTTTTGCCGATCTACAGATTCCCTCTCCCAAAAGATACTCATTTATCACTGCAGGCTTGACTTTCATACCGAAATATTTCTGAAAAGCCTTATATCCCTGATGACTCGAATACTCATCATCCAGCCAGTCATCTGGTACTTCTCTCCAGGGTGACGACATTGAAAGCGATGCTCCTGTATCAAAAGATGGCTCTGCATCAATCATACAGAAAGTATATTGCCCCGGTATTTCACCGATGTTTCATTTCCTCGAATTGTGTAAACTTTTCGTGCGGTGTGCCGTGAGGCCAGGGGCCAATCTCCCGGCCAGCAAGAAAATTTGTCTGTGTGACGTGAGCCGGATAGAGACAAATTTAAAAGCTGGCTTGGAGAATGTCCCCTGTCCTCTAAAAATCCCGGCGTCACTTTTTGCCCCTGTAAGGAAAAAGTATCTCTCTTACTTTGATTGAAGACAAGACCGCCAATACACTCAACAATGCTCCGGAAGGTATTCCATCTTGTGAAGTGAATACTTTGTTATTAATTATTGGTGGAAATTTCAAGATTCAAGCGAAAAAATCAAACTTCCTATGGATGATTACTACGAAAACCGCTCAGCAGAATACCACGAGCGAACTTTTTACATAGATCCCTCTTCTTTCCTGTTGCCACTTGAAAAAGTGCTTTCCCCGGAAGACTCTATACTTGACGTGGGATGCGCTTCAGGCCGGGATCTCTGCTGGTTGAAGAACCACGGCTTCAAAGCGACTGGCTTCGAAAGGTCATCTTCCCTTGCTGAACGAGCAAGAGACTGCTCAGGATGCGAGGTGATCGAAGGGGACTTTGAATTATTCGATTTTTCATCCTTAAAATATGATGCTCTTGTTCTTGTGGGAACACTTGTGCATATTCCACATGACAGATTTCTCTTAATCTTCTCCAAGATTACCCAGGCGCTTTCGATTTCAGGGCATGTACTCATTACATTGAAGGCCGGAAAAAGTATTAAGCACCAAGATGATGGCCGCATTTTTTACCTTTGGGATGATAATGAACTAAAGCACCTTTTCAAAAACTGTGGCTTTTCTGTCATTGATTTCTCAATGAAGGAATCGCTCATAGGCTCAGATGATATATGGCTTCAGTATGTGTTGAAAAAGGTGGGCCGCAATGAGCAGTAATAAAAAGAATAGTCCCGTTATCCACAACAAATTGGTACGTGACTTAATTCCCAAAATTGTCAGAGAACAGGGTAAAACTCCCTTCAATAGGAAACTTGAACCAGAAGAATTCCTCAAGGCTGCTGCAGACAAACTGCTTGAGGAAGCTTACGAACTGTATTCAGAGTGCAACCTCAGCAACCCCAAAGGAATACTTAAAGAATCTGCTGACATTCTGGAAGTAATACTTGCTCTTCTTAATCGGCATAATTTTACATTGAAAGATCTCCTGGAAGAAAGAGAATCTCGTAAACAAGCCCGGGGAGCCTTTGAAGAGAGATTCTTTCTGGAAAGCGTCAATGGTAAATGTCCTTCTTATGTTATTGCCGATCATCCCTTGGCAGTATCGACGAGAGTCAATCCGCCCCTTCTCCTGGAGCTAATTAAATCAGAGATTTATAAAAGCGATGCGGTATGGATCGCATCGGCATTTTTCTCATCTTCTGTTATCAATATGCTGCTGGATACACTTAACGAATTTATCTCAAGCGGCGGAATCCTGAGAGTGCTTCTCTCAACAATGGGTAATTTCAATAATCCTGATCATTTTATCCATCTTATGGAGCAAGTCAGGGGAATTGGTCTTAAAATATTTCATCCTCCAGGCATACCCCTTACAGAAGATCCACCTTCCTTTCATTTGAAAACCTACCTCTTTCAGCGAAGGGATGGAAGCGGATCGATCATAATCGGATCATCGAATTTTACTGCAGGCGGCTTTGGAAAAAATATAGAATGGAACTATTTTTCCCCCGGTGAAGTAAATCTTCCCTTTGATGGCAAAACCCCTTTCCAGTATTTCCGCCAAGAGTTTGAACATCTCTGGGAAAAGGAATCCTGCGAGGTAACTGATGAGTTTCTTGCCGCTTATCGCAGGCGATATGAGAGAAACAGAACCCTGGCTATTGAACTCTTTGAGTCTGAAGCCCCATATGGCCAGGTTTTCACACCAAATGCCGCTCAGAAAGAATCACTCAACGAACTTTCTATTATGCGCAGTGAAGGAACTGATAAGGCTTCCATAATCGCTGCGACAGGAATCGGCAAGACCTACCTCGCCGCTTTTGACTTTAAGCAATCCCGTATGAAAAAGATTCTCTTTATTGCCCATAGGGAGAATATACTTGCCACATCATTGAGGATCTTCGAAACTATAATGCAGGACAGCCATTTCGGTACTGTATATGGCGGAGGAAAAAGAAACATTTCAGATCACCGCGGCGTTTTTGCAATGGTCCAGACTATATCAAGAAATCTTGAAGACTTTGACCCCTGTGAATTTGATTACATTGTGGTGGATGAATTTCATCACGGCATGGCAGCCACGTATCTGAGAGTGATAGATTATTTCAGGCCCAAGTTTCTCCTTGGTCTTACTGCAACTCCTGAGAGATTGGATGGCCGTGATGTTCTCGAATTGTGCGATTACAATGTGGCATACGAAGTACGCCTACTTGATGCAGTGGAGAAAGGATGGCTCTCATCTTTTCAATATTATGCCATTTATGATCGCACTGATTATGAAAAAATAGCCTGGCGCTCAACTCATTATGATGAAGAGGAATTAACAAAGGCCCTGAGTAATGATACCCGTACCTCCATCGTGGTGAACAATCTCAAAAAATTTCTGCCTTCAAAGGGGAAAATAAAAGCATTGGCATTTTGCAGTTCCATTGCTCACGCAAAGTTTACTGCTCATACGATGACAAATTATCATGGAATTGATGCGATAGCCCTTACAGGTGAATCCTCGGAAGAAGAAAGAAGCCTGGCAATTTCAAATCTCAAAAACGAAAAGCATCCTCTCAAAGTGATATGCAGCATTGATATTTTCAATGAAGGCATTGATATACCTGAAGTAAGCCATGTGCTCTTCATGCGCCCCACAGAATCTTTCACAATATATCTTCAGCAGTTGGGAAGAGGTCTCAGAAAACACCCTGGCAAGGAATTTCTCGTCGTGCTTGATTTTATTGGGAATTTCCGC
This DNA window, taken from Candidatus Eremiobacterota bacterium, encodes the following:
- a CDS encoding Mu transposase C-terminal domain-containing protein; amino-acid sequence: MENDYTTSKALFRFQIISPLLALDLRRGEHMAMYATLSGKEWPAPDGSMVKVSPETIRLWLRLYRKYGLDGLKDAPRHQRGTSLPGNLVHLACQLKKEVPARSINKIIRIMEEMDMAPRGLLRRSTLHRVLKKAGCSARKLQLPDRKDLARWQADYANDLWQADMLEGPWLPDPDNPSRKRKTRLFAFIDDASRLALAGRFFFVQNLPALELVFKRSIQRYGCPRRCYYDNGGVFRSSHMKMICGEMGIDTPIFTKPYRPMGHGKIEAFNRFCVSDFIAEVPVSSITTLEKLNEAFELWLERDYNSRHHSELGCSPIERWHRDIERIRYADEEKLRKAFLWREERRVDKCGMISLFGTAYRVSPQFIQKKVEVRYNPEFLELVEIWNNGQFLERVAPYLLQCHRPEKAELPENSTKPPDKTTDYLGFLLNTYGKNAECETVPELFAFEEQNCAAFLDLFKEHAPPSVYEEDELRRFWMRYGPINLEEVHALLDDPTLKEHPYHHILSYLHILKGGRP
- a CDS encoding AAA family ATPase, encoding MASLKQWFKLQKLPFTKYIWASKMFPSKSQQELIIGLRYSIEIKGISVILGLQGVGKSITLRRFKEDLSPQEYQVFYLWNTRSSPQGFLRSLCRVFQLQPSAFIADMFDALSSHLFSLESNLGKHPIIIFDDCDHLSRDVLEYLRLLMNFQMDSEEHFSIILCGTEVLQAHLKEQPNIAFRQRVTYCQTLRPFTAGDTRAYITYHLQRVDAPPELFTDGAVKLIFQYSRGYPRVINQVALQSLIQAAVFKKEIVDEHLIKRHVLPNLLNDFAEEAPK
- a CDS encoding PD-(D/E)XK nuclease family transposase, whose protein sequence is MRYDLLSSRRREPLWSVTAFSTISYSSIYRFLEIHDQDELPETLEVHFIELGKFKDRPVRELSTPLERWLHLLKFSEHYATMERELPPELAGEEGIAMAVEAYRKSKADARLKALMDFREKAEHDHATWMKEAEHKVSNPTYLSQENPS
- a CDS encoding YgiT-type zinc finger protein, producing MKCHVCGSPMNAIRTDLPFKVSEKTIVVVKGLPVSQCVRCPVYELDDNTMMRVDEILKSVNNEAELEIIRFAA
- a CDS encoding methyltransferase domain-containing protein, which gives rise to MDDYYENRSAEYHERTFYIDPSSFLLPLEKVLSPEDSILDVGCASGRDLCWLKNHGFKATGFERSSSLAERARDCSGCEVIEGDFELFDFSSLKYDALVLVGTLVHIPHDRFLLIFSKITQALSISGHVLITLKAGKSIKHQDDGRIFYLWDDNELKHLFKNCGFSVIDFSMKESLIGSDDIWLQYVLKKVGRNEQ
- a CDS encoding DEAD/DEAH box helicase family protein, which gives rise to MSSNKKNSPVIHNKLVRDLIPKIVREQGKTPFNRKLEPEEFLKAAADKLLEEAYELYSECNLSNPKGILKESADILEVILALLNRHNFTLKDLLEERESRKQARGAFEERFFLESVNGKCPSYVIADHPLAVSTRVNPPLLLELIKSEIYKSDAVWIASAFFSSSVINMLLDTLNEFISSGGILRVLLSTMGNFNNPDHFIHLMEQVRGIGLKIFHPPGIPLTEDPPSFHLKTYLFQRRDGSGSIIIGSSNFTAGGFGKNIEWNYFSPGEVNLPFDGKTPFQYFRQEFEHLWEKESCEVTDEFLAAYRRRYERNRTLAIELFESEAPYGQVFTPNAAQKESLNELSIMRSEGTDKASIIAATGIGKTYLAAFDFKQSRMKKILFIAHRENILATSLRIFETIMQDSHFGTVYGGGKRNISDHRGVFAMVQTISRNLEDFDPCEFDYIVVDEFHHGMAATYLRVIDYFRPKFLLGLTATPERLDGRDVLELCDYNVAYEVRLLDAVEKGWLSSFQYYAIYDRTDYEKIAWRSTHYDEEELTKALSNDTRTSIVVNNLKKFLPSKGKIKALAFCSSIAHAKFTAHTMTNYHGIDAIALTGESSEEERSLAISNLKNEKHPLKVICSIDIFNEGIDIPEVSHVLFMRPTESFTIYLQQLGRGLRKHPGKEFLVVLDFIGNFRKAHIAPLALSGYTSVNDYLIELKSIRRKNALDIKVPDCCYISIDKEVQRIWDNEINDILSIMPQKERLKQLYQDIKDDLGKSPELKDFIASPHDPNPSVFIKEFENWLRAKLYCEGSLSEDEQSLLETPGERFLEHLESGLNEVKSYKMVVLKALLGIPGVQWKVEDIARSFLNFYLSNKDKLHDYDELARSTNPDNYSLNKVESHIKEKPLRYLSNKEEDWFIFDKGSNVFKLKEDIIPFWNDPFFRKLVDDRLDFLLHRYFYQRGKKMFITYSPEILLSGFPIDRDFAIVAFQESPIAPGDRRKITLVMNNNAYEAEIQRDKANRKYSLLYDKNSLLAEALRENLLKVRQSHNEKSLLLSIIGKHKFELRIL